Below is a window of Brachyspira hampsonii DNA.
GTAAGCGATGCTATGCCTAACACTACATCTGATAGGGAAACTAATCATTTTCGTTCTATATCTTTATGCAGAGCTATATTTAATTTAGCTAAAGATGTATTAAAAGAGAATGGACATTTTTTTATAAAGGTTTTTGATGGTAAAGATTTGCAGATGTTCAAGAAAGAATTATCTGAATATTTTGATTCTATAAATGTATTTAAACCTAAAAGCTCAAGAGATGAAAGCAGAGAAATATTTTTATTTTGTAAAAACTTTAAAAAGTTACGATAATATAAAAAGGAGTAATAATGAAAAGAGAATTTGCTTTGGTATTGGAAACTTATGAAAATAATGTAGCTAAAGTTGAATTGCAGAGAAGTGCAAGCTGCGACGGATGTACTATATGTAATTCAGGAAAACCTGTTGTACTTAGAGCATTTAATAAAATTAATGCTGATAAAGGAGACAGTGTCGTTATAGAAGTTGAAGAATTAAAAAAAGGAACTAACTTTTTTGTTTATGTAATACCTTTGATTTGTCTTATAGCAGGATATTTCATTGGAGAGTATATATCTAAATTATCAAATATAGAGCATAATTTAGGTCCTATATTTTCTTTTATTGTATTTTTTATTTATGTTATTTTGGGATTACGAAAATTAAAAAAGGATAAT
It encodes the following:
- a CDS encoding SoxR reducing system RseC family protein produces the protein MKREFALVLETYENNVAKVELQRSASCDGCTICNSGKPVVLRAFNKINADKGDSVVIEVEELKKGTNFFVYVIPLICLIAGYFIGEYISKLSNIEHNLGPIFSFIVFFIYVILGLRKLKKDNKIIANIICKNKVIENFDK